Proteins encoded by one window of Cyanobium sp. NS01:
- a CDS encoding glycosyltransferase family A protein, giving the protein MSRYRFCSGLDAVLLLPGEALGPERPGRSLELTLPPGPGADAGPSSPSVIALLPLNWARGLVEAELVPSLEELLEAAGGTCLTLNALSWSAATATAEPRSHLEEELLAYRAQLDLWLHLLGPLQHEPEGPLASAAAGVIPTALALLQSERRLLRQIDPRSWPTPPWRPPLDATGWIRADVPLSPEQADQLAALVHLLPQDEQVAFTAALASDLEALLGQAAPGAAAPEPASGLDWAWDLAETLVGALNSRDPELSAIARQLRGQMLERALQLPDPVQRTARLIRCIDSEACSSETCSGEGPTAVAVLAAAIDSVVQEIDLASSRGDGKQRRLLQRQLAEAVRGAGSNLQLLRELVLQLSLESCSQLPQRQPPSACLLLLKGLLLLDGAAVTLLPLERQQALVQLFERLLPRVWWQADLLEALLRDLRRFRLDVSWLSSHGGAVLAGTMRLHRYLVPPTETAGQPGADSEAQGKELLRLQLLALLRLTSGVRDRTNLLRRVQEMNPGDTSRCWLAGAEEPLLAAACSGFGTYTTSLLRLYGEACGVPDLMPLLPPGEGVAQAFDRILEHWRRHGPQPGSAAPGAVRIAVVITTFRPDLGRLRQALEALRLQTLPPAEVLVVDDGSPAAEGEALEQLLDLFRYGHGLPVLLLRQERNQGQYACRNLALAACRSEVLAIQDDDDLSHPLRLDHQARALAQGSLACYSQHVRFEELSGQPQPDGDGFRAIGDGITSLMVRRDTAVALGGFYPVRSRGDVEFRSRLQRQFGKGAIARLRQPLYLMRGGADTISSGFEYGCSLRMSTWRRLIRREHLV; this is encoded by the coding sequence GTGAGCAGGTACCGCTTCTGCTCAGGCCTCGACGCGGTGCTGTTGCTCCCAGGGGAAGCCCTGGGGCCGGAGCGGCCTGGCCGCAGCCTGGAGCTGACCCTGCCGCCTGGCCCCGGGGCTGACGCCGGCCCCTCCTCCCCCTCTGTGATCGCCCTGCTGCCCCTGAACTGGGCTCGTGGGCTGGTGGAGGCCGAGCTGGTCCCCAGCCTGGAAGAGCTTCTGGAGGCTGCCGGTGGAACCTGCCTGACCCTGAACGCGCTGAGCTGGTCTGCCGCAACAGCCACCGCCGAGCCACGGTCCCATCTGGAGGAGGAGCTCCTGGCCTACCGCGCCCAGCTGGATCTCTGGCTGCACCTGCTGGGGCCCCTGCAGCACGAGCCCGAGGGCCCCTTGGCGTCAGCCGCGGCCGGGGTGATCCCCACCGCCCTGGCCCTGCTGCAGAGCGAGCGTCGCCTGCTGCGCCAGATCGATCCGCGCAGCTGGCCCACGCCGCCCTGGCGCCCGCCGCTGGACGCCACTGGCTGGATCCGGGCCGACGTTCCCCTCAGCCCGGAGCAGGCCGATCAGCTGGCAGCCCTGGTGCACCTGCTCCCCCAGGACGAGCAGGTGGCCTTCACGGCCGCGCTCGCCTCAGACCTGGAGGCGCTGCTGGGGCAGGCTGCCCCCGGAGCGGCGGCACCAGAGCCTGCCTCCGGGCTCGACTGGGCCTGGGATCTGGCCGAAACGCTGGTCGGGGCCCTCAACAGCCGCGACCCCGAGCTGAGCGCCATCGCCCGGCAACTGCGGGGGCAGATGCTGGAGCGCGCCCTGCAGCTGCCGGACCCGGTTCAGCGGACTGCCCGGTTGATCCGCTGCATCGACAGTGAGGCCTGCAGCAGTGAGACCTGCAGCGGCGAAGGCCCCACCGCCGTGGCGGTGCTGGCCGCAGCCATCGACAGCGTGGTGCAGGAGATCGATCTGGCCTCAAGCCGCGGCGATGGCAAGCAGCGACGCCTGCTGCAACGTCAACTGGCCGAAGCAGTAAGGGGCGCCGGCAGCAACCTGCAGCTGCTGCGCGAGCTGGTGCTGCAACTCAGTCTGGAGAGTTGCAGTCAACTGCCCCAGCGCCAGCCACCCTCAGCCTGTCTGCTGTTGCTCAAGGGCCTGCTGCTGCTGGACGGCGCCGCTGTGACCCTGCTGCCGCTGGAGCGGCAGCAGGCCCTGGTGCAGCTGTTCGAGCGACTGCTGCCGCGCGTGTGGTGGCAGGCCGATCTGCTGGAAGCCCTGCTTCGAGACCTGCGCCGGTTTCGACTCGATGTCAGCTGGCTCTCCAGCCATGGCGGTGCCGTGCTGGCCGGCACCATGCGCCTGCATCGTTACCTCGTGCCACCGACCGAGACGGCCGGTCAGCCAGGCGCGGATTCGGAAGCGCAGGGCAAGGAACTGCTGCGGCTGCAGCTTCTGGCCTTGCTGCGCCTCACCAGCGGAGTCAGGGACCGCACGAATCTGCTGCGACGGGTGCAGGAGATGAACCCCGGCGACACGAGCCGCTGCTGGCTGGCTGGGGCTGAGGAGCCGCTTCTGGCGGCGGCCTGCTCGGGCTTCGGCACGTACACCACCTCGTTGCTGCGCCTCTATGGCGAGGCCTGCGGGGTGCCCGATCTGATGCCGCTGCTCCCCCCAGGCGAGGGGGTGGCTCAGGCCTTTGATCGGATCCTGGAGCACTGGCGGCGCCACGGCCCCCAACCCGGATCCGCCGCGCCCGGAGCCGTGCGGATTGCCGTGGTGATCACCACCTTCCGCCCGGATCTGGGTCGGCTGAGGCAAGCCCTGGAGGCCCTGCGCCTCCAGACCCTTCCCCCAGCCGAGGTGCTGGTGGTGGATGACGGCTCGCCGGCGGCGGAGGGTGAAGCCCTGGAGCAGCTCCTGGATCTCTTCCGCTACGGCCACGGGCTGCCGGTGCTCCTGCTGCGGCAGGAACGTAACCAGGGCCAGTACGCCTGCCGCAACCTGGCCCTTGCCGCCTGCCGCTCGGAGGTGCTCGCCATTCAGGACGACGACGACCTCTCTCACCCCCTGCGCCTGGACCACCAGGCGAGGGCCCTGGCACAGGGGTCCCTGGCTTGCTATAGCCAGCATGTGCGCTTTGAGGAGCTCAGTGGCCAGCCCCAACCCGATGGTGACGGCTTCCGTGCCATCGGCGATGGCATCACCTCCCTGATGGTGCGACGGGACACGGCGGTGGCCCTGGGGGGGTTCTACCCCGTGCGCTCCCGCGGCGATGTGGAGTTCCGCAGCAGGTTGCAACGCCAGTTCGGCAAGGGGGCCATCGCCCGGCTGCGCCAACCGCTCTATCTGATGCGCGGTGGAGCCGACACAATCTCCTCTGGCTTTGAATACGGCTGCAGCCTGCGGATGTCCACCTGGCGTCGGCTGATCAGACGGGAGCACCTGGTGTGA
- a CDS encoding glycosyltransferase, which produces MFGRRRSQQDFDRLRDQRDLARRQRDRLAQRLKRVSEQLSEEKAKALLPPYSRLDLLTYRDDGPQRYWPQRDSVRTLAVDPGSHVAFATVANDRFLPGLRGLLLSLLSVYPDLSSPFVVFHDGSLNQLDQAELLELYPRISFEAPDPSWVSVLPRDSANRERIGVLGYLNTYALSLRGYERVVVLDSDVLVFGSLDRLWAPGSAFRVVIDCGANPYGVVSGHTGRPVINSGLISIPGSALTDTMFTRMQALIRSSADSVCPHLDLFADQKVWNQLLMDQPVELLPLNFNCNIKYVVQFLEGCIEGLALVHFAGPKPWLRHEQLRGRSKSVTDHWLWIRTTRRLTWAWRLRQFQACSGGLTDWAESGDWKGTTRPAVAAFHPQALLDSGQQAASWHLVIHSAEQLCPACGGQPRWPADWMPGLNSLAQLQPLTLWAPFSLRHLLQVAGMPAGAECRFILMELPFSAVDLTASAQPGFAPWSGSAEASMRRAVSQQLGASNLHWLV; this is translated from the coding sequence TTGTTTGGTCGCCGCCGCAGCCAGCAGGATTTTGATCGTCTGCGCGATCAGAGGGATCTGGCACGTCGCCAGAGGGACCGTCTGGCGCAACGTCTTAAGCGTGTCTCCGAGCAACTGTCAGAGGAAAAGGCGAAAGCCCTTCTCCCTCCCTACTCACGCCTGGATCTGCTCACCTACCGCGATGATGGCCCGCAGCGGTATTGGCCGCAGAGAGACTCGGTTCGGACCCTTGCTGTAGACCCCGGTTCCCACGTGGCCTTTGCCACAGTAGCCAATGACCGCTTCCTGCCAGGCCTGCGCGGTTTGCTGTTGTCCTTGCTGTCGGTCTATCCGGATCTGTCCAGTCCATTTGTGGTGTTTCACGATGGCTCACTGAATCAGCTGGATCAGGCTGAACTGCTTGAGCTTTATCCCCGTATCAGCTTTGAGGCTCCGGATCCGAGCTGGGTCTCCGTCCTGCCGCGAGACTCCGCAAACCGCGAGCGGATTGGTGTCCTGGGCTATCTCAATACCTATGCCCTGAGCCTGCGCGGTTATGAGCGCGTCGTTGTGCTCGATTCCGATGTTCTGGTGTTCGGATCGCTGGATCGCCTCTGGGCTCCTGGCTCGGCCTTCCGGGTAGTGATTGATTGTGGTGCCAACCCATATGGCGTTGTCAGTGGTCATACCGGCCGGCCTGTGATCAATTCGGGGCTGATCTCGATTCCGGGATCTGCTCTGACCGACACCATGTTCACCCGCATGCAGGCCCTGATTCGATCGAGTGCTGATTCCGTCTGCCCTCATCTGGATTTGTTTGCCGACCAGAAAGTGTGGAATCAGCTGCTGATGGATCAGCCGGTTGAGCTGCTCCCGCTCAATTTCAACTGCAACATCAAATATGTTGTTCAGTTTCTCGAAGGCTGCATTGAAGGCCTGGCGCTGGTGCACTTTGCCGGGCCCAAGCCCTGGCTGCGGCATGAGCAGCTCCGCGGCCGTTCCAAGTCGGTCACCGATCACTGGCTGTGGATCAGAACCACCCGTCGGCTCACGTGGGCCTGGCGCCTGCGCCAGTTTCAGGCCTGCAGCGGAGGGCTGACTGACTGGGCTGAGTCAGGCGACTGGAAGGGCACGACCCGCCCCGCTGTGGCTGCTTTCCACCCGCAGGCTCTGCTTGATTCGGGTCAGCAAGCCGCCTCTTGGCACCTTGTGATCCACAGTGCGGAGCAGCTCTGCCCTGCCTGTGGCGGCCAGCCCCGGTGGCCAGCGGACTGGATGCCTGGCCTGAACAGCCTGGCGCAACTGCAGCCGCTGACGCTCTGGGCGCCGTTTAGTCTTCGCCACCTGCTCCAGGTTGCAGGGATGCCTGCTGGCGCCGAGTGCCGCTTCATCCTGATGGAGTTGCCCTTCAGCGCTGTCGACCTCACCGCGTCAGCGCAGCCAGGCTTTGCTCCCTGGTCGGGCTCAGCCGAAGCTTCCATGCGCCGTGCTGTCAGCCAACAGCTGGGCGCCTCGAACCTGCACTGGCTGGTTTGA